In a single window of the Streptomyces sp. CGMCC 4.7035 genome:
- a CDS encoding LacI family DNA-binding transcriptional regulator, with product MVKITDVARHAGVSPSTVSYALSGKRPISEETRQRIEASIRELGYRPHAGARALASSRSNVLALVIPLRAGIHVPVVMQFAVSVVTAARRHDHDVLLLTQEEGEEGLRRVADTALVDALIVMDVQLHDPRLPLLRSLDRPSVMIGFPQEPAGLTCIDLDFMAAGELCVERLAGLGHRVVALVGSPPEVYVRETAFAQRVVQGFTAAADRNGLTSSIHPCEAAPAAARRVAEQLLREQPALTGVVVHNEAILEPLIDAFEQLGLRVPGDLSITAICPDELAESLRVPVTSIALPSTELGARAVELLMKKLGGAAVPEATLLPPRLTERASTAPRDTP from the coding sequence ATGGTGAAGATCACGGACGTGGCACGGCACGCGGGCGTGTCCCCCAGCACCGTCTCGTACGCCCTCAGCGGCAAGCGCCCGATCTCCGAGGAGACCCGGCAGCGCATCGAGGCGTCCATCCGCGAGCTGGGCTACCGCCCGCACGCCGGCGCCCGGGCGCTGGCCAGCAGCAGGTCGAACGTGCTGGCGCTGGTGATCCCGCTGCGCGCCGGCATCCATGTCCCCGTGGTGATGCAGTTCGCGGTGTCGGTGGTGACGGCCGCGCGCCGGCACGACCACGACGTGCTGCTGCTCACGCAGGAGGAGGGGGAGGAGGGGTTGCGCAGGGTGGCGGACACGGCGCTCGTGGACGCGCTGATCGTCATGGACGTACAGCTCCACGACCCGCGCCTGCCGTTGCTGCGCTCCCTCGACCGGCCGTCCGTGATGATCGGTTTCCCCCAGGAGCCCGCCGGCCTCACCTGCATCGACCTCGACTTCATGGCGGCGGGCGAGCTGTGCGTGGAGCGGCTGGCGGGGCTCGGCCACCGGGTCGTGGCGCTGGTCGGCTCGCCGCCCGAGGTGTACGTGCGGGAGACGGCGTTCGCCCAGCGGGTGGTGCAGGGTTTCACGGCCGCCGCCGACCGCAACGGGCTCACCTCCTCCATCCACCCGTGCGAGGCGGCGCCGGCCGCCGCCCGCCGGGTCGCCGAACAACTGCTGCGCGAGCAACCCGCGCTGACCGGGGTCGTCGTCCACAACGAGGCGATCCTCGAACCGCTGATCGACGCCTTCGAGCAGCTGGGTCTGCGTGTCCCCGGTGACCTGTCCATCACCGCGATCTGCCCGGACGAGCTCGCCGAGTCCCTCCGCGTCCCGGTCACCTCGATCGCCCTGCCGTCCACCGAGCTGGGTGCGCGGGCCGTGGAGCTGCTGATGAAGAAGCTGGGCGGTGCGGCCGTGCCCGAGGCGACACTCCTGCCGCCCCGGCTGACCGAACGCGCGAGCACGGCGCCGCGCGACACGCCCTGA
- a CDS encoding glycoside hydrolase family 3 protein: protein MKGNTGRRRTTLLVALALIAGLGATVPAQADDPAYPFRDPNLPVNQRVDDLLSRLTLDEKISLLHQYEPAIPRLGIQSFRTGTEALHGVAWLGKATVFPQAIGLASTWDPALIRQVGSAVGDEARGFQQQRPAGWGLNLWAPVANLLRDPRWGRNEEGYSEDPYLTGSISTAYGKGLTGGDPDHLKTAPTIKHFLANNNEYHRDTTSSELRPRVLKEYDEQAFKPAIEADAATGVMSSYNLVNGRPNTVNPAMDDTVRTWTSQDLLNVTDAAAPGNLVGSQKYYGTQTEADAAALKAGIDSFTENDANSGPTTTAIKSALSTGLLKESDVDEAARHVLSIRVRLGEFDPGGGKYGSIDASVIDSPAHRKLAREAATEAAVLLKNDGGALPLKKSGSAAVVGPLADTLYTDWYSGTLPYAVTPKDGIAAKLGTAVASSEGVDRIALKNTATGKYVTAGTGDSGAALKETADTGTASQFDAFDWGSGIVTLRSAANGKYVGYNWSNFVNNQTQPNGWFVQQQFKLERQDDGSYLLRYAGYETGESWWSNPVYLGPTGDDGTLGLVGKDKAAHYTKDVVRDGAAEAVAAVKGKDTAVVVIGSMPAINGREAHDRTDMGLAPSQEALVKAVRAANPKTVVIVENSYPTTLGALQKEVPALLWTTHAGQETGNALADVLYGDANPAGRLTQTWYRSESDLPSILDYDIIKSDRTYQYFKGQALYPFGYGLSYTSFRYGELKRTDGGYEVAVTNTGRLAGDEVVQLYTHQRVSRDKQPLKQLKAFARVSLKPGETKTVRLKVRPSDLAHWDVTHSKWVVETGTYDVMVGASSADIRARAAWQVKGETIPSRDLSKVTRAENFDDYSGIELVDESKVSGTAVAASADGAWLKFADTRLGSGASSLTARLAGASGTVEVRLGSPTGTLVGTAHFDGTSSPYTYETVTAPLTAAAKGHRDVYLVLSGGVRLSTFSLG, encoded by the coding sequence GTGAAAGGCAACACAGGAAGACGCAGAACCACCCTCCTCGTGGCGCTCGCGCTGATCGCGGGCCTGGGAGCCACGGTCCCCGCTCAAGCGGACGACCCGGCGTATCCCTTCCGCGACCCGAACCTCCCGGTGAACCAGCGTGTCGACGACCTGCTCTCCCGCCTCACCCTCGACGAGAAGATCTCCCTCCTCCACCAGTACGAGCCCGCGATACCCCGCCTCGGCATCCAGTCGTTCCGCACCGGGACCGAGGCCCTGCACGGGGTGGCCTGGCTCGGCAAGGCGACCGTGTTCCCGCAGGCGATCGGGCTTGCCTCCACCTGGGACCCGGCACTGATCCGGCAGGTCGGCTCGGCGGTCGGCGACGAGGCACGCGGCTTCCAGCAGCAACGCCCGGCCGGCTGGGGCCTCAACCTGTGGGCGCCCGTGGCGAACCTGCTGCGCGACCCGCGCTGGGGCCGCAACGAGGAGGGCTACTCCGAGGACCCGTACCTCACCGGCTCGATCTCGACGGCGTACGGCAAGGGCCTGACCGGCGGCGATCCGGACCATCTGAAGACGGCACCCACGATCAAGCACTTCCTGGCCAACAACAACGAGTACCACCGCGACACCACGTCCTCCGAGCTGCGCCCGCGCGTGCTGAAGGAGTACGACGAGCAGGCTTTCAAGCCGGCGATCGAGGCGGACGCGGCAACGGGCGTGATGTCGTCCTACAACCTCGTCAACGGCCGCCCGAACACGGTGAACCCGGCCATGGACGACACCGTGCGCACCTGGACCTCGCAGGACCTGCTGAACGTCACCGACGCCGCCGCGCCGGGCAACCTGGTCGGCAGCCAGAAGTACTACGGCACCCAGACCGAGGCGGACGCGGCGGCCTTGAAGGCGGGCATCGACAGCTTCACGGAGAACGACGCGAACTCCGGGCCGACGACGACCGCGATCAAGTCCGCGTTGTCCACAGGCCTGTTGAAGGAGTCGGACGTCGACGAGGCCGCGCGGCATGTGCTGAGCATCCGCGTGCGGCTCGGCGAGTTCGACCCGGGCGGCGGCAAGTACGGGTCGATCGACGCGTCGGTGATCGACAGCCCGGCTCACCGGAAGCTGGCGCGTGAGGCGGCGACCGAGGCGGCGGTCCTGCTGAAGAACGACGGCGGGGCGCTGCCGCTGAAGAAGTCCGGGAGCGCGGCGGTGGTGGGCCCGCTCGCCGACACCCTCTACACGGACTGGTACTCCGGCACCCTCCCCTACGCGGTCACTCCGAAGGACGGCATCGCGGCGAAGCTCGGCACGGCGGTGGCGAGCAGCGAGGGTGTGGACCGTATCGCCCTGAAGAACACGGCGACCGGGAAGTACGTGACGGCGGGGACGGGCGACTCGGGCGCGGCCCTGAAGGAGACGGCGGACACAGGTACGGCTTCCCAATTCGACGCGTTCGACTGGGGATCGGGCATCGTCACGCTGCGCTCGGCCGCCAACGGCAAGTACGTCGGCTACAACTGGTCGAACTTCGTCAACAACCAGACGCAGCCGAACGGCTGGTTCGTGCAGCAGCAGTTCAAGCTGGAGCGACAGGACGACGGGTCGTACCTGCTGCGCTACGCGGGATACGAGACCGGTGAGTCCTGGTGGTCGAACCCGGTGTACCTGGGCCCGACGGGCGACGACGGCACGCTCGGCCTGGTCGGCAAGGACAAGGCGGCGCACTACACGAAGGACGTGGTCCGCGACGGTGCCGCCGAGGCGGTCGCGGCGGTCAAGGGCAAGGACACGGCGGTCGTGGTGATCGGCTCGATGCCTGCGATCAACGGCCGCGAGGCCCACGACCGCACGGACATGGGCCTGGCCCCGTCGCAGGAGGCCCTGGTCAAGGCGGTACGCGCGGCCAATCCCAAGACGGTGGTGATCGTCGAGAACAGCTACCCCACCACGCTCGGCGCGCTGCAGAAGGAGGTCCCGGCCCTGCTGTGGACCACGCACGCGGGGCAGGAGACGGGCAACGCGCTGGCCGATGTGCTGTACGGCGACGCGAACCCGGCGGGGCGGCTCACCCAGACGTGGTACCGCTCGGAGTCCGACCTTCCGTCGATCCTGGACTACGACATCATCAAGTCCGACCGGACGTACCAGTACTTCAAGGGGCAGGCGCTCTATCCGTTCGGGTACGGGCTGTCGTACACGAGCTTCCGCTACGGGGAGCTGAAGCGGACGGACGGCGGCTACGAGGTGGCGGTGACGAACACGGGCCGGCTGGCGGGCGATGAGGTCGTGCAGCTGTACACCCACCAGCGGGTCTCGCGTGACAAACAACCCCTGAAGCAGCTGAAGGCGTTCGCGAGGGTGTCGCTGAAGCCGGGTGAGACGAAGACGGTTCGGCTGAAGGTACGGCCGTCGGACCTCGCGCACTGGGACGTCACGCACTCGAAGTGGGTGGTGGAGACGGGGACGTACGACGTGATGGTCGGCGCGTCGTCGGCGGACATCCGGGCGCGGGCGGCCTGGCAGGTGAAGGGCGAGACGATCCCGTCCCGGGACCTGTCGAAGGTCACGCGCGCCGAGAACTTCGACGACTACAGCGGGATCGAGCTGGTGGACGAGTCGAAGGTGAGCGGGACGGCGGTGGCGGCTTCCGCGGACGGGGCGTGGCTGAAGTTCGCGGACACACGGCTGGGGTCGGGGGCCTCTTCGCTGACCGCCCGGTTGGCGGGCGCATCCGGCACGGTCGAGGTCCGGCTCGGCTCCCCCACGGGCACGCTGGTCGGCACGGCACACTTCGACGGCACGTCGTCGCCGTACACGTACGAGACGGTGACGGCCCCGCTGACGGCGGCGGCGAAGGGCCATCGGGATGTGTACCTCGTACTGAGCGGAGGTGTGCGCCTGTCGACGTTCAGCCTGGGCTGA
- the smpB gene encoding SsrA-binding protein SmpB, with protein sequence MYVPKESQQKQQGTAAKSRDGEKGGKRKIVAQNKKARHDYAIIDTYEAGLVLSGTEVKSLRQGRASLVDGFVQIDGNEAWLHNAHIPEYSQGTWTNHSVRRKRKLLLHREEIDKLEAKAQETGHTIVPLALYFKDGRAKAEIALARGKKEYDKRQTLREQQDRRESARAIAAAKRRQRGA encoded by the coding sequence ATGTACGTACCGAAAGAGTCCCAGCAGAAGCAGCAGGGGACGGCCGCCAAGTCCAGGGACGGCGAGAAGGGCGGCAAGCGCAAGATCGTCGCGCAGAACAAGAAGGCGCGCCACGACTACGCGATCATCGACACCTACGAGGCGGGTCTCGTCCTGTCCGGCACCGAGGTGAAGTCGCTGCGGCAGGGGCGTGCCTCGCTCGTCGACGGCTTCGTGCAGATCGACGGGAACGAGGCGTGGCTGCACAACGCCCACATTCCCGAGTACAGCCAGGGGACCTGGACCAACCACTCCGTGCGCCGCAAGCGGAAGCTGCTGCTGCACCGCGAGGAGATCGACAAGCTGGAGGCGAAGGCCCAGGAGACGGGTCACACGATCGTGCCCCTCGCGCTGTACTTCAAGGACGGCCGGGCCAAGGCCGAGATCGCTCTCGCACGGGGCAAGAAGGAGTACGACAAGCGGCAGACGCTGCGTGAGCAGCAGGACCGCCGGGAGTCGGCCCGCGCCATCGCGGCGGCGAAGCGCCGGCAGCGCGGCGCGTAG
- a CDS encoding S41 family peptidase has product MSGRDLFCQPRRIRHGAALTLVFASILVAGAATGSFDETLHKTPSAEPAVPAGHHEDVAEAAAKAMADGKSPMEAAERAVSRSGDRWSAVYSQGEYQEFEEALDGQYTGVGLSARRESDGRIEVTRVQSGSPAAAAGIRKGDRLRSVDGEDVDGRPVTEVVSLLRGDGDGDTDEAAVGTRVRLGLQRGTRTWSEVLRRATLSTDSVTVRRLAGDITMIKIAAFTKGSGDLVRNAVAAAPDDAGIVLDLRGNSGGLVTEAVTAASAFLDGGLVATYDVHGAQRALHADPGGDTTRPVVALVDGGTMSAAELLTGALQDRGRAVVVGTRTFGKGSVQMPSRLPDGSVAELTVGHYRTPSGHSVDGRGITPDLEADDEALERAETVLSGLGDTS; this is encoded by the coding sequence ATGTCAGGCCGCGACCTGTTCTGTCAGCCCCGCCGCATCCGCCACGGGGCGGCCCTGACGTTGGTCTTCGCGAGCATCCTCGTCGCGGGCGCCGCGACGGGATCGTTCGACGAGACCCTCCACAAGACCCCCTCTGCCGAGCCGGCGGTTCCGGCCGGCCACCACGAGGACGTCGCCGAGGCGGCCGCGAAGGCGATGGCCGACGGCAAGTCTCCGATGGAGGCCGCCGAGCGCGCCGTCAGCCGCAGCGGTGACCGCTGGAGCGCCGTCTACTCCCAGGGCGAGTACCAGGAGTTCGAGGAGGCCCTCGACGGCCAGTACACCGGTGTCGGTCTTTCCGCCCGGCGTGAGAGCGACGGCCGGATCGAGGTGACCCGGGTGCAGTCCGGCTCGCCCGCGGCCGCCGCCGGGATTCGCAAGGGCGACCGGTTGCGCAGCGTCGACGGCGAGGACGTCGACGGCAGGCCCGTCACCGAGGTCGTCTCCTTACTGCGCGGTGACGGTGACGGCGACACCGACGAGGCGGCCGTCGGCACCCGGGTCCGGCTCGGGCTGCAGCGCGGCACGCGCACATGGAGCGAGGTACTGCGCCGGGCCACGCTGTCCACGGACTCGGTGACCGTGCGGCGGCTCGCCGGAGACATCACCATGATCAAGATCGCGGCGTTCACCAAGGGGTCCGGCGACCTCGTACGCAACGCTGTGGCGGCCGCGCCCGACGACGCCGGCATCGTCCTCGATCTGCGCGGCAACTCCGGCGGTCTGGTCACCGAGGCCGTCACCGCCGCGTCCGCCTTCCTCGACGGCGGGCTCGTGGCGACGTACGACGTCCACGGCGCGCAGCGCGCCTTGCACGCCGACCCGGGCGGCGACACCACCAGACCCGTGGTCGCGCTCGTCGACGGCGGGACGATGAGCGCGGCCGAACTGCTCACCGGTGCCCTCCAGGACCGTGGCCGGGCCGTGGTCGTGGGTACCCGCACCTTCGGCAAGGGCTCGGTCCAGATGCCGAGCCGCCTCCCCGACGGCTCCGTGGCGGAGCTGACCGTCGGGCACTACCGCACCCCCTCGGGCCACAGCGTCGACGGCCGCGGCATCACCCCCGACCTGGAGGCCGACGACGAGGCGCTGGAGCGGGCGGAGACCGTGCTGAGCGGCCTGGGTGACACCTCGTGA
- the ftsX gene encoding permease-like cell division protein FtsX, translating to MRAQFVLSEIGVGLRRNLTMTFAVIVSVGLSLALFGGSLLMSDQVNQMKGYWYDKVNVSIFLCNKSDAESDPNCAKGAVTTEQKEQIKTDLDKMSVVDKVLYESQDQAYKHYKEQFGDSPLASSLTPDQMQESYRIKLKNPEQYQVIASAFNGRAGVQSVQDQKGILDNLFKLLGYLNGAALLVMIVMLFVALLLIINTVRVSAFSRRRETGIMRLVGASGFYIQAPFIMEAAVAGLIGGTIACTFLVLGQYFVIDHGVALSEKLQLINFVGWDAVLTKLPLILAASFLMPALAAFFALRKYLKV from the coding sequence ATGCGCGCGCAGTTCGTTCTCTCGGAGATTGGTGTCGGTCTCCGCCGCAACCTGACGATGACCTTCGCGGTCATCGTCTCCGTCGGCCTCTCCCTGGCCCTGTTCGGCGGTTCGCTCCTGATGAGCGACCAGGTCAACCAGATGAAGGGCTACTGGTACGACAAGGTCAACGTCTCGATCTTCCTCTGCAACAAGAGCGACGCAGAGTCCGACCCCAACTGCGCCAAGGGCGCGGTGACCACCGAGCAGAAGGAACAGATCAAGACCGACCTGGACAAGATGTCGGTGGTCGACAAGGTCCTGTACGAGTCGCAGGACCAGGCCTACAAGCACTACAAGGAACAGTTCGGCGACTCCCCGCTGGCCAGCTCGCTCACGCCGGACCAGATGCAGGAGTCGTACCGCATCAAGCTGAAGAACCCCGAGCAGTACCAGGTCATCGCGAGCGCCTTCAACGGCCGGGCCGGCGTGCAGTCCGTGCAGGACCAAAAGGGCATCCTGGACAACCTTTTCAAGCTGCTGGGGTATCTCAACGGGGCGGCGCTCCTGGTGATGATCGTGATGCTGTTCGTGGCGCTCCTGCTGATCATCAACACGGTGCGCGTCTCCGCGTTCAGCCGTCGTCGTGAGACCGGCATCATGCGGCTGGTGGGCGCCTCCGGCTTCTACATCCAGGCGCCGTTCATCATGGAGGCCGCGGTCGCCGGACTCATCGGCGGCACCATCGCCTGCACCTTCCTCGTCCTCGGGCAGTACTTCGTGATCGACCACGGCGTGGCGCTGTCCGAGAAGCTCCAACTCATCAATTTCGTCGGCTGGGACGCGGTCCTCACCAAGCTTCCGCTCATCCTCGCCGCGAGTTTCCTGATGCCGGCGCTTGCCGCGTTCTTCGCGTTGCGCAAGTACCTGAAGGTGTGA
- the ftsE gene encoding cell division ATP-binding protein FtsE has protein sequence MIRFDNVSKVYPKQNRPALRDVSLEVEKGEFVFLVGSSGSGKSTFLRLILREERASHGQVHVLGKDLARLSNWKVPQMRRQLGTVFQDFRLLPNKTVAENVAFAQEVIGKSRGEIRKSVPQVLELVGLGGKEDRMPGELSGGEQQRVAIARAFVNRPKLLIADEPTGNLDPQTSVGIMKLLDRINRTGTTVVMATHDQNIVDQMRKRVIELEKGRLVRDQARGVYGYQH, from the coding sequence GTGATCCGATTCGACAACGTGTCCAAGGTCTACCCCAAGCAGAACCGCCCTGCCCTGAGGGATGTCTCCCTGGAAGTGGAGAAGGGCGAGTTCGTCTTCCTCGTGGGGTCCTCCGGCTCCGGAAAGTCCACCTTCCTGCGGCTGATCCTGCGCGAGGAGCGCGCCAGCCACGGCCAGGTGCACGTCCTGGGCAAGGACCTCGCCCGCCTCTCCAACTGGAAGGTGCCGCAGATGCGCCGCCAGCTGGGGACGGTGTTCCAGGACTTCCGCCTCCTGCCGAACAAGACGGTCGCCGAGAACGTGGCCTTCGCGCAGGAGGTCATCGGCAAGTCGCGCGGCGAGATCCGCAAGTCCGTGCCTCAGGTGCTCGAACTCGTCGGGCTCGGCGGCAAGGAGGACCGGATGCCCGGCGAGCTGTCCGGTGGCGAGCAGCAGCGCGTCGCCATCGCGCGGGCCTTCGTCAACCGGCCCAAGCTGCTGATCGCCGACGAGCCCACCGGCAACCTCGACCCGCAGACCTCCGTCGGCATCATGAAGCTGCTCGACCGGATCAACCGGACGGGCACGACCGTGGTGATGGCGACCCACGACCAGAACATCGTGGACCAGATGCGCAAGCGCGTCATCGAGCTGGAGAAGGGCCGCCTCGTCCGCGACCAGGCGCGCGGCGTCTACGGCTACCAGCACTGA
- the prfB gene encoding peptide chain release factor 2, with translation MAVVDVSEELKSLSSTMESIEAVLDLEKLRADIAVLEEQAAAPSLWDNPDEAQKITSKLSHLQAEVRKAETLRGRIDDLGVLFELAEAEDDPDTRAEAEAELVDVKKALDEMEVRTLLSGEYDAREALVNIRAEAGGVDAADFAEKLQRMYLRWAEQHGYKTEVYDTSYAEEAGIKSTTFAVQAPYAYGTLSVEQGTHRLVRISPYDNQGRRQTSFAGVEILPVVEQSDHVEIDDSDLRVDVFRSSGPGGQGVNTTDSAVRITHLPTGIVVTCQNERSQIQNRASAMNVLQAKLLERRRQEEQARMDALKGDGGNSWGNQMRSYVLHPYQMVKDLRTEHEVGNPEAVFNGEIDGFIEAGIRWRKQQEK, from the coding sequence GTGGCAGTCGTCGATGTATCCGAAGAGCTGAAGTCCCTCTCCTCGACCATGGAGTCGATCGAGGCCGTTCTGGACCTCGAGAAGCTGAGGGCAGACATCGCCGTGCTCGAGGAGCAGGCGGCCGCGCCGTCCCTCTGGGACAACCCGGACGAGGCGCAGAAGATCACCAGCAAGCTTTCCCACCTCCAGGCGGAGGTGAGGAAGGCCGAGACCCTGCGCGGCCGGATCGACGACCTCGGTGTGCTCTTCGAGCTCGCCGAGGCCGAGGACGACCCGGACACCCGCGCCGAGGCCGAGGCCGAGCTTGTCGATGTCAAGAAGGCGCTCGACGAGATGGAGGTGCGGACGCTCCTCAGCGGCGAGTACGACGCCCGGGAAGCGCTCGTCAACATCCGTGCCGAGGCCGGTGGCGTCGACGCCGCCGACTTCGCCGAGAAGCTCCAGCGCATGTACCTGCGCTGGGCCGAGCAGCACGGCTACAAGACCGAGGTCTACGACACGTCGTACGCCGAAGAGGCCGGGATCAAGTCCACGACGTTCGCCGTCCAGGCCCCGTACGCCTACGGCACCCTCTCCGTCGAGCAGGGCACCCACCGGCTCGTCCGGATCTCCCCCTACGACAACCAGGGACGGCGCCAGACCTCCTTCGCGGGTGTGGAGATCCTTCCCGTGGTCGAGCAGTCCGACCACGTGGAGATCGACGACTCCGACCTCCGGGTCGACGTGTTCCGGTCCTCCGGCCCCGGCGGCCAGGGCGTCAACACGACCGACTCCGCCGTGCGGATCACGCACCTCCCCACCGGCATCGTGGTCACCTGCCAGAACGAGCGGTCCCAGATCCAGAACAGGGCCTCCGCGATGAACGTCCTCCAGGCCAAGCTCCTCGAGCGGCGCCGGCAGGAGGAGCAGGCCAGGATGGACGCCCTCAAGGGCGACGGTGGCAACTCCTGGGGCAACCAGATGCGTTCGTACGTCCTGCACCCGTACCAGATGGTCAAGGACCTGCGGACCGAGCACGAAGTCGGCAACCCCGAGGCCGTGTTCAACGGCGAGATCGACGGGTTCATCGAGGCCGGGATTCGCTGGCGCAAGCAGCAGGAGAAGTAG
- a CDS encoding serine/threonine-protein kinase yields the protein MARKIGSRYTANQILGRGSAGTVWLGEGPDGPVAIKLLREDLASDQELVGRFVQERTALLGLDHPNVVSVRDLVVDGNDLALVMDLVRGTDLRTRLDRERRLAPEAAVAIVADVADGLAAAHAAGVVHRDVKPENILLDMQGPLGPGGSHPALLTDFGVAKLIDSPRRTRATKIIGTPDYLAPEIVEGLPPRAAVDIYALATVLYELLAGFTPFGGGHPGAVLRRHVTETVVPLPGIPDELWQLMVQCLAKAPASRLRASELAARLREQLPLLAGLPPLEVDEPDAEPTEEPSEAAVPGEPTGARVRRGAVPLVPGAKPDSNRDTHTSMRVPAPDELAGGARGTARVPRAAGAPRPGSARHRSSAHRRRIALGAVVVALVAAVGVGTWLATSGDDDTPPPATGSSASAAP from the coding sequence TTGGCACGGAAGATCGGCAGCCGGTACACCGCGAACCAGATCCTGGGACGGGGCAGCGCCGGCACGGTGTGGCTGGGCGAGGGTCCGGACGGGCCCGTCGCCATCAAGCTGCTGCGTGAGGACCTCGCGTCCGACCAGGAGCTCGTGGGCCGCTTCGTCCAGGAGCGCACGGCGCTGCTGGGGCTCGACCACCCGAACGTGGTGTCCGTACGGGACCTGGTGGTCGACGGGAACGACCTGGCCCTGGTCATGGACCTGGTCCGGGGCACGGATCTGCGCACACGGCTGGACCGGGAACGGCGGCTGGCGCCCGAGGCGGCGGTGGCGATCGTGGCGGATGTCGCCGACGGGCTGGCGGCGGCGCACGCGGCGGGGGTCGTGCACCGGGATGTGAAGCCGGAGAACATCCTGCTGGACATGCAGGGGCCGCTCGGTCCGGGCGGCTCGCACCCGGCACTGCTGACGGACTTCGGCGTGGCGAAGCTGATCGATTCGCCGCGCCGTACCCGGGCGACGAAGATCATCGGGACTCCGGACTACCTGGCGCCGGAGATCGTGGAGGGCCTGCCGCCGAGGGCGGCGGTGGACATCTACGCGCTGGCGACGGTGCTGTACGAGCTGCTGGCGGGCTTCACCCCGTTCGGCGGGGGGCATCCGGGCGCGGTGCTGCGCCGCCATGTGACGGAGACGGTGGTTCCGCTTCCCGGCATCCCGGACGAGCTGTGGCAGCTCATGGTGCAGTGTCTGGCCAAGGCCCCGGCGTCGCGACTGCGGGCCTCCGAGCTGGCGGCACGGCTGCGGGAGCAGCTGCCGCTGCTGGCGGGGTTGCCGCCGCTGGAAGTGGACGAGCCGGACGCGGAGCCGACGGAGGAGCCGAGCGAGGCGGCGGTGCCGGGGGAGCCGACGGGGGCGCGGGTGCGGCGTGGAGCGGTGCCGCTGGTGCCGGGGGCGAAGCCCGACTCCAACCGGGACACACATACGTCGATGCGGGTGCCGGCGCCGGACGAGCTGGCGGGCGGTGCCCGTGGCACGGCCCGCGTGCCACGGGCCGCGGGCGCCCCACGGCCGGGTTCGGCCCGCCACCGCTCCTCGGCCCACCGCCGCCGGATCGCGCTGGGCGCGGTGGTGGTGGCGCTGGTGGCGGCGGTGGGGGTGGGCACGTGGCTGGCGACGTCGGGGGACGACGACACGCCGCCCCCGGCCACGGGAAGCTCGGCGTCGGCAGCGCCCTGA